A window from Culex pipiens pallens isolate TS chromosome 3, TS_CPP_V2, whole genome shotgun sequence encodes these proteins:
- the LOC120418985 gene encoding zinc finger protein 808-like, whose amino-acid sequence MFEIPGYPTICRVCLAKTGAADSVPLEMTVRDGADSYGTILDRVLSQQRTDQNIDHSQLPTHICSTCRHRLDEFNAFLLETVANELLMNAWIQFDRSADINPLSELCHPQGVHQVAVKNTLNRLGVLEGRSLDDLLKDLAHSEMEQIKEEIDIHESVIEPAQDDEMPEEPSQDDVSTNGSDSEDDQALDSVSNDEEYIPQYKLQRRSECSFETCSPLVPGQKMGQHVREFHRAYCKRCGLVFQKTAHVMNHMAIHKSDELRHRCELCDRPFWREIDLNLHLKEFHGMAVDARECPYCEERFQTVAQMIDHREVHKSCKFCEKEFVSYKTALKHMRAAHVDRLHSCKLCSVNFLGKQEYETHLRKHREGARENSVPFTMHGWTGAECMTCERTYFSEQYLSDHFQNDHTNGIEQKPKRTIFYNKRPQEELDQLEYKFKCTDCPATFRFKASLKCHVQKCHNGVKFICEHCGASFNTKPALKSHEMYRHTNETAFQCEFCVKRCHTKFDLAVHRRTHTNEKPFSCSYGSCDKSYKTQSALAKHIRYHTGERPYRCTYEGCEKAYACSQLLKAHVRSHTLETPYKCWYCEQHFNTNNNRVKHCKRHHVGRPFGREFERIAREQQRQEQIQKLEN is encoded by the exons atgtttgaaattccgGGCTATCCGACAATTTGCCGCGTCTGTCTGGCCAAAACCGGCGCAGCCGATTCGGTTCCGCTGGAGATGACCGTGCGAGACGGTGCGGATAGCTATGGAACCATTTTGGACCGGGTTTTGTCGCAACAACGAACCGATCAG aacATTGATCACAGTCAACTTCCGACTCACATTTGCAGTACATGCCGGCATCGGCTAGACGAGTTCAATGCATTTCTTTTGGAAACTGTTGCGAATGAACTATTGATGAACGCGTGGATACAGTTCGATCGCAGCGCGGACATCAACCCGTTGAGCGAGCTGTGCCACCCCCAGGGCGTTCACCAAGTGGCTGTGAAGAACACACTGAATCGGCTTGGAGTGCTGGAAGGTCGATCGCTGGATGACCTGCTGAAAGATCTTGCGCATTCGGAAATGGAACAAATCAAGGAGGAGATTGATATCCATGAAAGCGTTATAGAACCGGCGCAAGACGATGAGATGCCTGAAGAACCATCGCAGGACGATGTTTCCACGAACGGATCTGACTCGGAGGACGATCAAGCGCTGGATAGTGTCAGCAACGATGAGGAATACATTCCTCAATATAAATTGCAACGGCGGTCGGAATGTTCTTTCGAGACCTGTTCCCCTTTGGTGCCAGGCCAGAAGATGGGCCAACACGTCCGGGAGTTTCATCGCGCGTATTGCAAACGTTGTGGGTTGGTTTTTCAGAAAACAGCTCACGTGATGAACCACATGGCGATTCACAAGTCGGACGAGCTTCGGCATCGCTGTGAGCTGTGCGATAGACCGTTCTGGCGAGAAATTGATTTGAACCTGCACCTCAAAGAGTTTCACGGGATGGCAGTGGATGCGCGCGAGTGTCCGTACTGTGAGGAACGGTTCCAGACCGTCGCCCAGATGATTGACCATCGAGAGGTGCACAAAAGCTGTAAATTCTGCGAGAAAGAGTTTGTTTCGTACAAAACCGCCCTAAAACACATGCGAGCTGCCCACGTGGATCGGTTGCACTCGTGCAAGCTGTGTTCGGTGAACTTTCTCGGGAAGCAAGAGTACGAAACACATCTGCGAAAGCATCGTGAAGGTGCCAGAGAGAACAGCGTCCCATTCACGATGCACGGTTGGACCGGAGCCGAGTGTATGACCTGTGAAAGAACTTACTTCAGCGAGCAATATCTGTCCGATCACTTCCAGAACGATCACACCAACGGGATCGAGCAGAAACCGAAACGAACCATCTTTTACAACAAGCGACCACAGGAGGAACTCGACCAGCTAGAGTACAAGTTCAAATGCACCGACTGTCCGGCGACGTTCCGGTTCAAAGCATCGCTCAAATGTCATGTACAAAAATGTCACAATGGAGTCAAATTCATTTGCGAGCACTGCGGTGCCAGCTTCAACACCAAACCCGCGCTCAAATCCCACGAAATGTATCGTCACACGAACGAAACTGCCTTCCAGTGTGAATTCTGCGTCAAACGCTGTCACACCAAGTTCGATCTGGCCGTCCACCGGCGAACTCACACCAACGAAAAGCCCTTCAGCTGTTCGTACGGAAGTTGCGACAAGTCGTACAAAACCCAGTCGGCACTGGCCAAGCACATCCGCTATCATACCGGCGAACGACCGTACCGCTGTACGTACGAGGGTTGCGAAAAAGCGTACGCCTGTAGTCAGCTGTTGAAGGCTCACGTGCGATCGCACACGCTGGAAACCCCGTACAAGTGCTGGTACTGCGAGCAACACTTTAACACGAACAACAACCGGGTCAAGCACTGCAAGCGGCACCACGTGGGTCGGCCGTTTGGGAGGGAGTTTGAGCGGATTGCCCGGGAGCAGCAGCGGCAGGAACAGATTCAAAAGTTGGAAAATTAG
- the LOC120419002 gene encoding zinc finger protein 658-like, with product MFDFAHFPAVCRTCLKPAIDIHISQEAQIERKLPVSCTVKYHELINQLTQVSPELDQISDELPSHLCTDCANKLVEWFHWKHQTIVVLKFSRALASFKRSRDLQPIKELLDTEGDRLRQCLYRLQVVDRQDFSMEELLAQIRGTTTEEIEMPIEEVELVELEDADDRELDSSVEEASLKPSKPSKIIRRNGARYKVCILAGCNEEYEMGNRTAYLRHEKIFHRYGCNLCGRVLASRTSFRNHVLLHDGAKVECDFCDRRFTTRGGMRVHVREVHITSGAHFNCQYCDEGFIEQKDLFTHLQEHRECKPCKETFPDLTSWVNHNKRQHTDSLQSCTKCDHTSLSRALLDRHMRMRHSESAVDSKVEQFTIYAVNDSTFHQCPQCSFQFVTEQQLINHNEQAHNRPQEEPSERPSIRRRTKEEREQFSLRYSCDVCGKKYRFKNSLWSHKHKEHNSAGSQTAVCEICGQHFKHRSYLMAHIANKHATELPFQCKLCPRAYPQNYLLKEHVKSHDAEKKHRCPHCDYRAKHSYALKDHIGRMHNGDERAV from the exons ATGTTCGACTTTGCTCATTTTCCCGCCGTCTGCCGAACCTGTTTAAAACCAGCCATAGATATTCACATAAGCCAGGAGGCTCAGATCGAGCGAAAGCTACCGGTATCATGCACCGTAAAGTACCATGAGCTGATAAACCAGTTGACGCAAGTTTCACCTGAACTTGATCAGATATCCGACGAGCTACCGTCACATCTCTGTACCGATTGTGCCAACAAACTTGTTGAATGGTTCCACTGGAAGCACCAAACGATAGTTGTTCTAAAGTTCTCCAGAGCACTGGCAAGTTTCAAACGCTCCAGAGATCTGCAGCCCATCAAAGAATTGCTCGACACCGAAGGAGATCGTCTAAGACAGTGCCTGTACCGGTTACAGGTCGTAGATCGACAAGACTTTTCGATGGAAGAGTTGCTAGCACAGATTCGTGGAACAACGACTGAAGAAATCGAGATGCCAATTGAAGAAGTTGAACTGGTAGAACTCGAAGACGCAGATGATCGCGAGCTGGACTCTTCAGTCGAGGAAGCTTCGTTGAAGCCATCTAAACCAAGCAAGATCATCCGAAGGAATGGCGCCCGGTACAAGGTGTGCATACTGGCCGGTTGCAACGAGGAGTACGAGATGGGCAATCGGACGGCCTATCTGCGCCACGAGAAGATCTTCCACCGGTACGGGTGCAATCTGTGCGGTCGAGTTCTGGCATCGCGGACGTCGTTCCGGAACCACGTGCTCCTGCATGATGGGGCTAAAGTCGAGTGTGACTTTTGCGATCGCAGGTTCACAACTAGAGGAGGTATGCGGGTGCACGTACGGGAGGTCCACATTACCAGTGGGGCTCACTTTAACTGCCAGTATTGCGACGAGGGATTCATCGA ACAAAAGGATCTGTTCACTCACCTGCAAGAACATCGAGAGTGTAAGCCGTGCAAAGAAACCTTTCCAGATCTTACTAGCTGGGTCAACCACAACAAACGACAGCATACGGACAGCCTGCAAAGTTGCACCAAGTGCGATCACACTTCACTCAGTCGTGCCCTGCTGGATCGTCACATGCGCATGCGACACTCCGAAAGCGCAGTAGACTCCAAGGTTGAACAGTTCACGATCTACGCCGTCAACGACTCCACTTTCCATCAATGTCCACAGTGCAGCTTCCAATTCGTCACGGAGCAACAGCTGATCAACCACAACGAGCAAGCCCACAATCGTCCCCAAGAAGAACCGTCGGAACGACCTTCGATCCGACGTCGCACCAAGGAAGAACGGGAACAGTTCTCCTTACGCTACAGCTGCGACGTGTGCGGTAAGAAGTACCGCTTCAAAAACTCGCTCTGGTCCCACAAGCACAAGGAACACAACTCGGCCGGCAGTCAGACGGCCGTTTGTGAGATCTGTGGACAGCACTTCAAGCATCGGTCCTATCTGATGGCCCACATCGCAAACAAGCACGCCACGGAACTTCCGTTCCAGTGCAAACTCTGTCCACGGGCGTACCCGCAGAACTACCTGCTCAAGGAACACGTCAAATCGCACGACGCCGAGAAGAAGCACCGCTGTCCGCACTGTGACTACCGGGCGAAGCATTCTTATGCCCTGAAGGATCATATCGGCCGGATGCACAACGGGGACGAAAGGGCTGTATGA
- the LOC120419004 gene encoding PRA1 family protein 3: MTTPTTGSTLQLAPLRTVNDFLLESARFQLPNFQDFEKWGNRVVKNLLYYQTNYFLMGAAVFGLIGLIHPYKVVLGVALLLALAYVFIKFFAAEARRSISVTSGHQQPNKWAVLGGVVGCSYLVLFLFDAVLIVMFAMLLPFCLAFVHASLRLRNMKNKITNAIEVVGVKQSPMGQFLEAMGLMPDAF, translated from the exons ATGACGACCCCAACAACCGGAAGCACCCTGCAGTTGGCCCCGCTGCGCACGGTCAACGATTTCCTGCTCGAGTCGGCCCGGTTCCAACTGCCCAACTTTCAGGACTTTGAGAAGTGGGGCAATCGGGTCGTGAAGAATCTGCTCTACTACCAGACCAACTACTTCCTGATGGGCGCGGCCGTGTTTGGACTGATTGGGCTTATCCACCCGTACAAGGTTGTCCTCGGAGTGGCACTCCTGCTGGCCTTGGCGTACGTTTTTATCAAGTTCTTTGCCGCGGAGGCTCGTCGTTCGATTTCGGTCACGAGTGGCCACCAGCAGCCAAACAAGTGGGCCGTCCTCGGAGGCGTCGTCGGTTGCAGCTATCTGGTCCTGTTCCTGTTTGATGCCGTGCTGATTGTGATGTTTGCCATGCTGCTACCGTTTTGTC TGGCTTTTGTGCATGCTTCTCTGCGGCTGCGAAACATGAAGAATAAGATTACCAACGCCATTGAGGTCGTCGGCGTCAAACAGAGTCCGATGGGACAGTTTTTGGAAGCGATGGGCCTCATGCCGGACGCGTTTTAA